In Anaerolineales bacterium, the following proteins share a genomic window:
- a CDS encoding SCO family protein, translated as MKNTRTLLYVAIAVVVLALLGSSAYTIWQDQQAFRGSEITPSTVAAPIQLQRLDGTPFDLSQQAGRVVVLYFGYTHCPDYCPGTLAKFQQIYTRLGEQASQVDFVFITADPDRDTPSVADEYARYFNPAFIGLSGDIETLDPIWRNYYVGRQIVPMPQSALEYAVNHSTRAYVVDTQGNLRLTFPFEMQVSDMTHDLQLLLAE; from the coding sequence ATGAAAAATACACGCACGCTCTTGTATGTTGCCATCGCTGTTGTAGTGCTTGCTCTCCTGGGCTCCTCCGCCTATACGATCTGGCAAGACCAGCAAGCCTTCCGCGGTTCTGAGATCACACCCTCTACCGTCGCCGCACCGATCCAGTTGCAGCGCCTGGATGGCACCCCCTTTGATCTCAGCCAGCAGGCTGGCCGCGTGGTGGTGCTGTACTTTGGCTACACCCACTGCCCGGATTACTGCCCGGGCACCCTGGCCAAGTTCCAGCAGATCTACACCCGCCTCGGCGAGCAAGCCAGCCAGGTGGATTTTGTTTTCATCACCGCCGATCCTGACCGTGATACCCCCAGCGTAGCCGATGAGTACGCGCGCTACTTCAACCCCGCCTTCATCGGCCTCTCCGGTGACATCGAAACCCTCGATCCCATCTGGCGCAACTACTACGTGGGCCGCCAGATCGTGCCTATGCCACAAAGCGCCCTGGAATATGCCGTCAATCACTCCACGCGGGCCTACGTGGTGGATACGCAGGGCAACCTGCGCCTTACCTTTCCCTTCGAGATGCAGGTCAGCGACATGACCCATGACCTGCAACTATTGCTGGCGGAATAA
- a CDS encoding heme-copper oxidase subunit III: MSVVESYATKLARNRLGLWLFLISDSFVFVGLFVARMVLLGDHRPHLEQGLGLAVTILLLVSSFLMNRAEVEMAHGNRPAFLRNTFITMLLGIIFLIGVVGVEWQLAPFGPSDGQAGAVFYSMTGFHAFHVFTGVVFLFIVWNNGRRGHYSAEKHWAVEACAIYWHFIDVVWMFFYVGLYLLGTPI; this comes from the coding sequence ATGTCCGTTGTAGAAAGTTACGCCACCAAACTGGCGCGCAATCGCCTGGGCCTGTGGCTCTTCCTGATCTCAGACTCGTTCGTCTTCGTGGGCCTGTTCGTCGCCCGCATGGTGCTGCTGGGTGACCATCGCCCGCATCTGGAGCAGGGGCTCGGCCTGGCCGTCACCATCCTGCTGCTGGTCAGCAGCTTCCTGATGAACCGTGCCGAAGTGGAAATGGCCCACGGCAACCGCCCGGCCTTCCTGCGCAACACCTTCATCACCATGCTGCTCGGCATCATCTTCCTCATCGGCGTGGTGGGCGTTGAATGGCAGTTGGCGCCCTTCGGCCCCTCAGACGGGCAAGCCGGCGCGGTCTTCTACTCGATGACCGGCTTCCATGCCTTCCACGTCTTCACCGGCGTCGTCTTCCTGTTCATCGTGTGGAACAACGGCCGCCGCGGCCACTACAGCGCTGAGAAGCACTGGGCGGTGGAAGCCTGCGCCATCTACTGGCACTTCATCGATGTGGTGTGGATGTTCTTCTACGTGGGCTTGTACCTGCTCGGGACGCCAATCTAA
- a CDS encoding cbb3-type cytochrome c oxidase subunit I has protein sequence MRFFSTSFFRGLIAQIVGTAVGMGFVMALRVIFGLPLSSPVEADDAHIREIIVVGGVIVGAISFLVGAGVFGDWFKWARGEETSDDHTPDPNKPHWMRFFSVDFDHKVIGVQYGVTSLLLLLFGGTFAMLFRIELASSGITFLNSEIFKVLLGYDGPHLYNTLMSLHGIVMIAGILLGIGAMSNYLVPMLIGANDMAFPRLNAFAFWVNVPGAIILLSSLFLGGFDTGWVGYPPLSLRAPLGMQMFLIGVYLVGLSSISGSINVIVSTLTMRAKGMSLLKMPVFCWSALATAVIQFTATQLIGLSFQLIMLERLLGMPFFDSLKGGDPVLYQHLFWFYSHPAVYVFILPGLGLISELLPVFVRKPLYGYRWVAFSSFGIAGVSFFVWAHHMFVSGMSPFLRIPFMYSTLLVAVPTGVKFFSWAATLWQGKADLKAPMLFTLGAILIFLLGGVTGPPLATIATDLHVHDTWFVVGHFHDTMFGGFIFPFVAAIYYWFPKMTGRMYNEKQGVLSFWLMFIGFMLMSNLQLVLGLLGMRRRVADYDAALGFDSMQLLLTIGGFMVFAGMLVVAFNIIRNWTKGEKTPGNVWNSRSPEWQRPNPMPLHNYESPIEVVGEPYDYGLPNSRYVNVNPAGEAPAAH, from the coding sequence ATGCGTTTCTTTTCCACTAGTTTTTTCCGCGGTCTGATCGCCCAGATTGTTGGCACTGCCGTCGGCATGGGCTTCGTGATGGCGCTGCGCGTCATCTTCGGCCTGCCGCTCTCCAGCCCGGTCGAGGCCGATGACGCCCACATCCGCGAGATCATCGTGGTTGGCGGTGTCATCGTCGGCGCCATCAGCTTCCTGGTCGGCGCGGGGGTCTTCGGTGACTGGTTCAAGTGGGCGCGCGGCGAGGAAACCTCAGACGACCACACGCCTGACCCCAACAAGCCGCACTGGATGCGTTTCTTCAGTGTCGACTTTGACCACAAGGTCATCGGCGTGCAGTACGGCGTCACCTCCTTGCTGCTGCTGCTCTTCGGCGGTACCTTCGCCATGCTCTTCCGCATTGAGCTGGCCAGCTCAGGCATCACCTTCCTCAACAGTGAGATCTTCAAGGTGTTGCTGGGCTACGATGGCCCGCACCTCTACAACACGCTGATGTCGTTGCACGGCATCGTGATGATCGCCGGCATTCTGCTGGGCATCGGCGCCATGTCCAACTACCTGGTGCCCATGCTCATCGGCGCCAACGACATGGCCTTCCCGCGCCTCAACGCGTTTGCCTTCTGGGTCAACGTGCCCGGCGCCATCATCCTGCTCAGCAGCTTGTTCCTGGGCGGCTTCGATACCGGTTGGGTAGGCTACCCGCCGCTCAGCCTGCGTGCCCCGCTGGGCATGCAGATGTTCCTCATCGGTGTCTATCTCGTCGGCCTCTCGTCCATTTCCGGCTCGATCAACGTCATCGTTTCCACGCTGACCATGCGCGCCAAGGGCATGAGCCTGCTCAAGATGCCGGTCTTCTGCTGGTCGGCGCTGGCCACCGCGGTGATCCAGTTCACCGCCACCCAGTTGATCGGTCTTTCCTTCCAGCTCATCATGCTGGAGCGCTTGCTGGGCATGCCCTTCTTTGACTCGCTCAAGGGCGGTGACCCGGTGCTCTACCAGCACTTGTTCTGGTTCTACTCGCACCCCGCCGTATACGTCTTCATTCTGCCTGGCCTGGGGCTGATCAGTGAGCTGCTGCCGGTCTTCGTGCGCAAGCCGCTCTATGGGTACCGTTGGGTGGCGTTCTCCTCCTTCGGTATCGCCGGCGTGAGCTTCTTTGTGTGGGCGCACCACATGTTCGTCTCCGGCATGAGCCCCTTCCTGCGCATTCCTTTCATGTATTCCACCCTGCTGGTGGCAGTGCCCACGGGCGTCAAGTTCTTTAGTTGGGCGGCTACCCTGTGGCAAGGCAAGGCCGATCTCAAAGCGCCGATGCTGTTTACCCTGGGCGCCATCCTCATCTTCTTGTTGGGTGGCGTTACCGGGCCCCCGCTGGCCACCATCGCTACGGACCTGCATGTGCATGACACCTGGTTCGTTGTCGGCCACTTCCATGACACCATGTTCGGTGGTTTCATCTTCCCCTTCGTGGCGGCCATCTACTACTGGTTCCCGAAGATGACCGGGCGGATGTACAACGAGAAGCAGGGCGTGCTCTCCTTCTGGCTGATGTTCATCGGCTTTATGCTGATGAGCAACCTGCAGTTGGTGCTCGGCTTGCTGGGCATGCGCCGCCGTGTGGCCGATTACGATGCCGCCCTGGGCTTTGACAGCATGCAACTGCTGCTCACCATCGGTGGTTTCATGGTCTTCGCCGGCATGCTGGTGGTGGCTTTCAACATCATCCGCAACTGGACCAAGGGCGAGAAGACCCCGGGCAACGTCTGGAATTCGCGCTCGCCCGAATGGCAGCGCCCCAATCCCATGCCGCTGCACAACTATGAGAGCCCCATCGAAGTGGTGGGTGAGCCGTATGACTACGGCCTGCCCAATTCGCGCTACGTGAATGTCAATCCGGCGGGCGAAGCCCCCGCCGCGCACTAA
- the coxB gene encoding cytochrome c oxidase subunit II, which produces MIHLLIVGVLVVISTIGMGLLFTSGILLPAQASQQAITVDWLFNLHFWFIAFFVSLITVFVLYSVFVFRRKKGEKGDGVYMEGNQRLEIVWTIIPIGIVLWMAVIGGQTLSDVERRDPDAITVDVYAAQWSWRFEYEVTTPEGINTAVASDTLVLPRNRQVLLRLHSQDVIHSFFVPEFRVKQDILPGGEEYVRELRITPNTNGLYTVECAELCGQGHYSMLAQVQVVDGSEFSSWLTEQSGECNLSDAECGARWAQTFGCLGCHTTDGTPKVGPTWLGLPGHTVELADGSTVTADTQYLRASIVDPNAQIVAGYQPNIMPQNFDELLNAEQIDQIVAFIESLQ; this is translated from the coding sequence ATGATTCATCTCCTCATTGTTGGCGTGCTTGTGGTCATTTCGACCATTGGCATGGGGCTGCTGTTCACCAGCGGTATCCTGCTGCCTGCACAAGCCAGCCAACAAGCCATCACGGTGGACTGGCTCTTCAATCTGCACTTCTGGTTCATCGCCTTCTTTGTCTCGCTGATTACTGTATTCGTTTTGTACAGTGTCTTCGTCTTTCGCCGCAAGAAGGGCGAAAAGGGCGATGGCGTGTACATGGAAGGCAACCAGCGTCTGGAAATCGTTTGGACGATCATTCCCATCGGCATTGTGCTCTGGATGGCGGTGATCGGTGGCCAAACGCTCTCCGATGTGGAGCGCCGTGACCCGGATGCGATTACGGTGGATGTGTACGCCGCCCAGTGGAGCTGGCGCTTCGAGTACGAAGTCACCACCCCTGAGGGCATCAACACCGCGGTGGCCTCAGACACGCTGGTGTTGCCGCGCAACCGCCAGGTGCTGCTGCGCTTGCATTCGCAGGATGTCATCCATTCCTTCTTTGTGCCTGAATTCCGCGTCAAGCAAGACATCTTGCCTGGCGGCGAAGAATACGTGCGTGAACTGCGCATCACCCCCAACACCAACGGCCTCTACACCGTGGAGTGCGCCGAATTGTGCGGCCAGGGCCACTACAGCATGCTGGCCCAGGTGCAAGTGGTGGATGGTTCTGAATTCAGCAGTTGGCTCACCGAGCAATCCGGCGAGTGCAACCTGAGCGACGCCGAGTGCGGCGCCCGCTGGGCGCAGACCTTCGGCTGCCTCGGCTGCCACACCACCGACGGCACGCCCAAAGTTGGCCCCACCTGGCTGGGCTTGCCCGGCCACACGGTGGAGCTGGCTGACGGCAGCACCGTGACCGCCGATACCCAATACCTGCGTGCATCCATCGTGGATCCGAACGCACAGATTGTGGCCGGCTACCAGCCCAACATCATGCCGCAAAACTTTGATGAACTGCTGAACGCTGAACAGATCGACCAGATCGTGGCGTTCATTGAGAGCTTGCAGTAA
- the bcp gene encoding thioredoxin-dependent thiol peroxidase, whose translation MELKVGQPAPDFKLPDETGKLHSLADYRGQTVVLYFYPKDDTPGCTLEACNFRDDYSEYQAAGAVILGVSPDDEDSHEKFKQKFDLPFPLLADAGHVVCEQYGVWGEKSMFGNKYFGVIRSTFLIDPQGNIAEIYDKVSVPKHSTKVLKALQGLHG comes from the coding sequence ATGGAACTTAAAGTAGGCCAACCGGCCCCCGATTTCAAACTGCCCGATGAGACGGGCAAGCTGCACTCGCTGGCCGATTACCGCGGCCAGACGGTGGTGCTGTACTTCTACCCCAAAGACGACACGCCGGGCTGCACGCTGGAAGCCTGCAACTTTCGCGATGATTATTCCGAGTACCAGGCGGCCGGCGCAGTGATCCTCGGCGTCAGCCCGGACGATGAGGACTCGCACGAGAAGTTCAAGCAGAAGTTTGATCTGCCTTTTCCGCTGCTGGCCGACGCTGGGCATGTGGTCTGCGAGCAGTACGGCGTGTGGGGCGAGAAATCCATGTTCGGCAACAAGTACTTCGGCGTCATCCGCTCCACCTTCCTGATCGACCCGCAAGGCAACATTGCTGAGATCTACGACAAGGTCAGCGTGCCCAAGCACAGCACTAAAGTGCTCAAGGCCTTGCAGGGGCTGCACGGCTGA
- a CDS encoding prenyltransferase, whose translation MKQPHPFFLFVQLSRPWFLAAGVLFYALGVGMARYLGHPLVWGVVLNGQIWVSALQLCVHYLNEYFDHGEDAGHPQRTLFSGGSGVLGQGAGQLRPQVALIAAGSLLAVLAVATHALLRSGQLNLTVGSLLALILFGALSYSVPPLHLATSGYGELSTAILLAALVPALGFTLQSGAMHRLLGLSTFPLVALTLAAMLALEFADYAQDLKVGKLTLLVRAGWEQGLRLHHALLAAGYALLLGALTAGLPAAIGSMALFSLPLAGLQVWYLQRIAQGLKPNWLALTFNGVAIPFLTAYLLAQGFWLR comes from the coding sequence GTGAAGCAACCCCATCCGTTTTTCTTATTCGTTCAACTCTCCCGCCCGTGGTTTTTGGCGGCGGGCGTTTTGTTCTATGCTCTCGGCGTCGGTATGGCGCGCTATCTCGGCCATCCGTTGGTTTGGGGCGTTGTGCTCAACGGCCAGATCTGGGTCAGCGCCTTGCAGTTGTGCGTGCATTACCTTAATGAATACTTTGATCACGGCGAAGATGCCGGCCACCCGCAGCGCACGCTATTCAGCGGCGGCAGCGGCGTGCTGGGGCAGGGCGCCGGCCAACTGCGCCCGCAGGTGGCCTTGATCGCCGCCGGCAGCCTGCTGGCCGTGCTGGCCGTGGCCACGCACGCCTTGCTGCGCAGCGGCCAGCTCAACCTCACCGTGGGCTCGCTGCTGGCGCTGATCCTGTTCGGCGCGCTGAGCTACAGCGTGCCACCGCTGCACCTGGCGACCAGTGGCTACGGTGAGTTGAGCACCGCCATACTGCTCGCCGCGCTGGTGCCCGCCCTGGGCTTCACCCTGCAGAGTGGGGCGATGCACCGCCTGCTCGGCCTGAGCACCTTCCCGCTAGTGGCGCTCACCCTGGCGGCCATGCTGGCGCTGGAATTTGCCGATTACGCCCAGGATCTCAAAGTAGGCAAGCTGACCCTGCTGGTGCGTGCCGGCTGGGAGCAGGGGCTGCGCCTGCACCACGCCCTGTTGGCCGCCGGCTACGCGCTGCTGCTGGGGGCGCTCACTGCCGGCCTGCCCGCGGCCATCGGTAGCATGGCGCTGTTCAGCCTGCCGCTGGCCGGTTTGCAGGTCTGGTACCTGCAACGCATTGCCCAGGGCCTAAAGCCCAACTGGCTGGCGCTCACCTTCAATGGCGTCGCCATCCCCTTCCTCACCGCCTATCTACTGGCCCAGGGCTTCTGGCTGCGCTAG
- a CDS encoding dTDP-4-dehydrorhamnose 3,5-epimerase family protein: protein MNAAQPIADMHRWPLSAAAGETRLLREVDHVLRRFGQLSTETLAAGGATPYTLRAEADRVVFALDGRCQLRLLDLRPQSPSHAVFAQLALDAATPEGVLVPFGVACSLAASDAARVLWLSTHSAAHAGDRQASPAELAAHVPAGQR, encoded by the coding sequence ATGAACGCCGCCCAGCCGATCGCCGATATGCACCGTTGGCCGCTGAGCGCCGCGGCCGGCGAGACGCGCTTGCTGCGCGAGGTGGATCATGTGCTGCGCCGCTTTGGCCAGCTTTCCACGGAAACGCTGGCCGCCGGCGGCGCCACGCCCTATACCTTGCGCGCCGAAGCCGACCGTGTGGTCTTCGCCCTCGACGGCCGTTGCCAACTGCGCCTGCTCGACCTGCGCCCACAGTCGCCCAGCCATGCCGTCTTTGCGCAGCTGGCGCTCGACGCCGCCACGCCCGAGGGCGTGCTGGTGCCCTTTGGCGTTGCCTGCAGCCTGGCCGCCAGCGACGCGGCGCGCGTGCTGTGGCTCAGCACGCACAGTGCCGCACACGCCGGCGATCGCCAAGCCAGCCCCGCAGAGCTGGCCGCGCATGTGCCCGCGGGCCAGCGCTGA
- a CDS encoding DinB family protein — MSALAHELADALHSEGEKTLAFLRALSPEQMQTRIYEDGLAWTTHDLLAHFVEVEGSIGRVMQRVAAGGEGVPADFNINRWNASHTSEMSTQHDDAWLLDEFARRRAATVEWVRGLSDEALERRGRHPALGETEVKHMAKLMYIHLIGHQRDIKRALQLP; from the coding sequence ATGTCCGCCCTGGCTCACGAACTGGCCGATGCACTGCACAGCGAAGGCGAGAAGACCCTCGCCTTCCTGCGCGCCCTCAGCCCAGAGCAAATGCAAACGCGCATCTACGAAGATGGCCTGGCCTGGACCACGCATGACCTGCTGGCCCACTTTGTTGAGGTCGAAGGCTCGATCGGGCGCGTGATGCAACGCGTCGCCGCCGGTGGCGAGGGCGTGCCTGCCGATTTCAACATCAATCGCTGGAATGCTAGCCACACCAGCGAAATGAGCACGCAACATGACGATGCCTGGCTGCTGGACGAATTTGCCCGCCGCCGCGCTGCCACGGTGGAGTGGGTGCGTGGCCTGAGCGATGAGGCGCTGGAGCGCCGCGGCCGCCATCCAGCCCTGGGTGAAACCGAAGTTAAGCATATGGCCAAGTTGATGTACATTCACTTGATCGGCCACCAGCGCGATATCAAACGCGCCCTGCAGTTGCCATGA
- a CDS encoding proline dehydrogenase family protein has translation MLRSFLIYLSQAAWAKRFTMRLGVARRMARRFVAGDELGDALHAVRKLNSEGMLATLDLLGEHTADAAAAQASTARIIETITQIAESGVHSGVSIKLTQLGLKLDVALAEENLRQIVQAASERQVFVRIDMEDTPWVDITLGLYRGLRAAGYTNLGVVIQAYLYRSEADVHALIAEGARVRVVKGAYMEPADRAFPRKADVDAAYDRLADLLLHAGQHLPPAGGPAGPWPPMLAVASQDPQRIAYAKQHAAELGVPKAQVEFQMLYGIRRDLQQSLAAEGYPVRIYVPYGREWYPYFMRRLAERPANLWFFLTNLVRR, from the coding sequence ATGCTGCGTAGTTTTCTGATCTATCTTTCGCAAGCCGCCTGGGCCAAACGTTTCACCATGCGCCTTGGCGTGGCACGCCGCATGGCGCGCCGCTTTGTTGCCGGTGACGAGCTGGGTGATGCGCTGCACGCCGTACGCAAGCTGAACAGTGAGGGCATGCTCGCCACCCTGGATCTGCTCGGCGAGCACACCGCCGATGCCGCCGCGGCCCAAGCCTCCACCGCCCGCATCATCGAGACCATCACCCAGATCGCCGAAAGCGGCGTGCACTCCGGCGTCTCGATCAAGCTCACCCAGTTGGGCCTGAAGCTGGATGTGGCCCTGGCCGAGGAAAACCTGCGCCAGATCGTGCAGGCCGCCAGCGAGCGCCAGGTGTTTGTGCGCATTGATATGGAAGATACGCCCTGGGTGGATATCACCCTTGGCCTTTACCGCGGCCTGCGTGCCGCCGGATACACCAATCTCGGCGTCGTGATCCAGGCATACTTATATAGAAGTGAAGCCGATGTGCACGCACTGATCGCCGAGGGCGCCCGCGTGCGCGTGGTCAAGGGCGCTTATATGGAGCCGGCTGACCGGGCCTTCCCGCGCAAGGCGGATGTGGATGCCGCCTATGACCGCCTGGCTGACTTGCTCTTGCATGCCGGCCAGCACCTGCCGCCCGCCGGCGGCCCGGCCGGCCCCTGGCCGCCGATGCTGGCCGTGGCCAGCCAGGACCCGCAGCGTATTGCCTACGCCAAGCAGCACGCCGCTGAGCTCGGCGTGCCTAAGGCGCAGGTCGAATTCCAAATGCTCTACGGCATCCGCCGTGATCTGCAGCAATCCCTGGCCGCAGAGGGCTACCCCGTGCGTATCTATGTGCCCTACGGCCGCGAGTGGTATCCCTACTTCATGCGCCGTCTGGCTGAGCGCCCGGCCAACCTGTGGTTCTTCCTGACCAACCTGGTGAGGCGCTAA
- a CDS encoding serine hydrolase, whose protein sequence is MGFYVRPRSSFMRLAASFLLIGTLVLLILQLIMYSRDRANFPAGLVVGGIPVGGISRQQAAERLLRIYSLPVELRYGEALIHMDPALVEFRLNLEGMVAAADQQRTSSPFWGGFWDYLWGNVSNPVEVPLDATYSEGLLERYLREEISARYDKAPGPAQPIAGTTQFRLGEPGTTINVDSALTQIENALFSPSERRVDLVVQQSATARPNLQNLQVQLQQIMEVAGYDGIADIYFQDLATGQDLHFIYRLGSNLPNQPDISFTAASLMKVPVLVSTFKHLDGAPDMRVQELFREMIAQSLNEATDALMSEVVGGPRAPISVTEDLHALGLNNSFLAGYFYLGAPLLERYSTPANQRSDVNTDPDPYNQTTPTDMGMLLADIYQCASEGGGTLRAVFPDQITQAECQDMLDILSQNRIGILLEAGVPEGTRVAHKHGWVTNPNTQVINVMSDAGIIFTPSGDYVLVITFYQPVQLIFDPIAAIFSDLSEAVYNYYTLPSREE, encoded by the coding sequence ATGGGCTTTTACGTACGTCCGCGCTCTTCCTTCATGCGGCTGGCGGCCAGCTTCCTACTCATCGGCACTTTGGTGCTCCTGATCCTGCAGCTCATCATGTACAGCCGTGACCGGGCCAATTTTCCGGCCGGGCTGGTGGTGGGCGGCATTCCCGTGGGCGGCATCAGCCGCCAGCAGGCCGCCGAGCGCCTGCTGCGCATCTATAGCTTGCCCGTGGAGCTGCGCTATGGCGAGGCGCTGATCCATATGGATCCGGCGCTGGTGGAGTTTCGCCTGAATCTGGAAGGCATGGTGGCCGCGGCCGACCAGCAGCGCACCAGCTCGCCCTTCTGGGGCGGCTTCTGGGATTATTTATGGGGCAATGTCTCCAACCCGGTGGAAGTGCCGCTGGATGCTACTTATTCCGAAGGCTTACTGGAGCGCTACCTGCGCGAGGAGATCTCGGCGCGCTACGACAAAGCCCCCGGCCCGGCCCAGCCGATCGCCGGCACCACCCAGTTCCGGCTGGGCGAACCGGGCACCACGATCAACGTTGACAGCGCGCTGACGCAGATCGAGAACGCGCTGTTCTCGCCCAGCGAGCGCCGCGTGGACCTGGTGGTGCAGCAATCCGCCACCGCCCGCCCCAACCTGCAAAACCTGCAAGTGCAACTGCAACAGATCATGGAAGTGGCCGGTTATGACGGGATTGCCGATATTTATTTTCAGGACCTGGCCACCGGGCAAGACCTGCACTTCATTTACCGCTTAGGCAGCAACCTGCCCAATCAGCCGGATATTTCTTTCACCGCGGCCAGCTTGATGAAGGTGCCCGTGCTGGTTTCGACCTTTAAGCATCTGGATGGCGCGCCCGATATGCGCGTACAAGAACTCTTCCGCGAGATGATCGCGCAATCCTTGAACGAAGCCACCGACGCGCTGATGAGCGAGGTGGTGGGCGGGCCGCGCGCCCCGATCAGCGTCACCGAGGATCTGCACGCTCTGGGGCTGAACAATTCGTTCCTGGCTGGTTATTTCTACTTAGGGGCGCCGCTGCTGGAGCGCTACAGCACGCCAGCTAACCAGCGCAGCGACGTCAACACCGATCCCGACCCGTATAACCAGACGACGCCCACCGACATGGGGATGCTGCTGGCCGATATTTACCAATGTGCCAGCGAGGGCGGCGGCACGCTGCGAGCGGTGTTCCCCGACCAAATCACGCAGGCCGAGTGCCAGGATATGCTGGATATCCTCAGCCAGAACCGCATCGGCATTCTGCTGGAGGCCGGCGTGCCTGAGGGTACGCGGGTAGCGCACAAGCACGGCTGGGTGACCAATCCGAATACGCAGGTGATCAACGTGATGAGCGACGCGGGCATCATCTTTACGCCCAGTGGCGATTATGTGCTGGTGATCACCTTTTACCAACCCGTGCAGTTGATCTTTGATCCGATCGCGGCGATCTTTTCGGATCTGAGCGAAGCGGTATACAACTACTACACGCTGCCTTCGCGCGAAGAGTAG
- a CDS encoding ABC transporter ATP-binding protein — MQTFSAEALSLAYSDERIIDALTLQVPVGKVTALVGPNGCGKSTLLRGLARLLKPQGGAVLLDGSAIHSLPTKQLAREIGILPQSPVAPEGLSVRELVAQGRYPHQHWFQQWSAEDEAALQHALQLTKLEPLAERSVDTLSGGQRQRAWIAMTLAQETNTILLDEPTTFLDLAHQIEVLDLVQHLNQQGKTIVLVLHDLNHAARCADHIVALHKGELIAQGAPQAVIVEDVVRRVFGVESRIIENPVTGQPMCLPVKLAG, encoded by the coding sequence ATGCAAACATTTTCTGCCGAAGCACTTAGCCTGGCGTATAGCGATGAGCGCATTATCGATGCGCTGACTTTGCAGGTGCCCGTGGGCAAGGTGACCGCGCTGGTTGGCCCCAACGGCTGCGGCAAATCCACCTTGCTGCGCGGCCTGGCACGCCTGCTCAAGCCGCAGGGGGGCGCGGTGCTGCTGGATGGCAGCGCCATCCACAGCCTGCCCACCAAGCAGTTGGCGCGTGAGATCGGCATTCTGCCGCAATCGCCAGTGGCGCCCGAAGGGCTGAGCGTGCGCGAGCTGGTGGCCCAGGGGCGCTACCCGCACCAACACTGGTTCCAGCAGTGGAGCGCCGAAGATGAAGCCGCCCTGCAACACGCCCTGCAGCTCACCAAGTTGGAGCCGCTGGCCGAGCGCAGCGTGGATACGCTCTCCGGCGGCCAGCGCCAACGCGCCTGGATCGCCATGACCCTGGCCCAGGAGACCAATACGATCCTGCTGGACGAGCCCACCACCTTTCTCGACTTGGCCCACCAGATCGAGGTGCTCGATCTGGTGCAACACCTCAACCAGCAAGGCAAGACCATCGTGCTGGTGCTGCATGACCTTAACCATGCGGCACGCTGCGCCGATCACATCGTTGCCTTGCACAAAGGGGAACTGATCGCTCAGGGCGCGCCGCAAGCCGTGATCGTGGAGGATGTGGTGCGCCGCGTCTTCGGGGTGGAGAGCCGCATCATCGAGAATCCGGTGACCGGCCAGCCAATGTGCCTGCCGGTGAAGCTGGCAGGTTAG